The DNA window TACCAGACACCGTGCATGAGGGTGTCCTCCTTGAAGTGCCGCCATTGCTTCCACTTCCCTCTATGCGGCTTATTTTAGGGGTTGGTGGGCCATCAGTGTCTCGATCTTCACCACCCGAACCTCCACCACCTGTCATACCTCCATCCCTGGTTTCAGTAGCCATTTCACATGCACGGGAAATGATGTCTTCATGCTGGTAGGCTGGCACTGAACGTAGCTTGATTTGTGGGTCCAGGATCATGGCGACCTGGTGAGCGCGTTCAACCTGGAGACAAAGAAACTATTTAGTGACTCGCAGTCCTTCATAAAACCAATTATTCACATGTATTTCCCCCTTACTAGAGCTGTGTACttgaaatgcaaaaaacatgatTACAAATATGACATGACAATTTGTGTCAGCTTTTGGTGCTTGGAGGTCATTGCAATCACTGAGCACTCAGCTCTAGTAAGGGGAAAGTACATTTGTAATcatgtttacttattttcaattaaaaatccCTGCATATCATAATTCACAACGTTGGCTTCtgtatgttaaaataaaaacaaggttttGAAGGGTAATGACTTTAAATATTACTGTAATAAACAGAACCCAGCTTGCACAATTTCCTTTTTATAGCATAATAATTATAGCATTTTACAAACTTATGCAAAAGCAATACCAGTTCAGTACCTTAAAGTTTTCCTTTAGTGCTTCTAGGAAGTAGTGGCAGAGTTTGCTAGCCGTGCCAGTTCCAGCCTCCCCTGCTTTAGATGTGAAAAACTTCTCCAAGCGAAGGTAGACAGGCAGCACCTGCTGTAAGGTTGGTCTCCTCTGGCTGCTCAGCTCCAGAGCTGCCAGGCGCAGAGGTGCCAACAGACAAGCCAGCGTGCCGAGCAGATGCTTGTTGAGACCTTGGAGCAGTGGAGCCGTGGACTTGCTGCGTCCATAAGCCTCACAGATCTGTTCAAAGTGGGCATGGACCTGCAGAAGAGCTTCAGCCATGCGATCCCAGCAAGGAGGAGTGGGGCACTGTGCGGGGCTGCCCTGTGAACCTTCATCAGCTGTGCTTGTGGATGTGTTGGTGCACTGTTCCTCACGGAGAGACAGTGTAGTGGAGGAGGCGATATCTCTGCAAGTTGAGAGAAGTTCGGCCAACTCATTCAGACCTCGAGCCTGGAGACTGCGCTTCCCGAGGACAGCCTGGACAACAGCACCGAGTGAACACCCAGCGCATCGCAAGCATATCCTCCCCCGGCCACCGCCACCCAGAGGTGATCCAGCAAATCCTGCCGCCCACACCCGGGGCTCCGAGACATACACAGTGCGAATGTCTGACATGACAAACTCTGAGAGCACATTCTGGACCCAGTGGTGAATCTGCTCAGGTCCCTCCCTAAGCTCAGCCTCCCTTACGCCAAGCACATAGCGCTTCAGTCTCGACCCCTCCACCTGGTAGGCTGTGAGAACAAAGCAAGCATCTGGTCCGGATGTCTGGGCGTGGCAGGTGACGGCGATGCCAAGTGAGGAGTTTGAGCCTAGAGCACACGTGACCTTGACTTTGACTTGGTTGTACATGCGGGGCAGCTGACGCAGTGCCAAGGCACTCATGTTGCCAAGAGCATCACGGGTAGAGTAGGCACCATGACGAGCACCAGTATCCACGAAGGTTTGTGCCAACTTCAGGAAGTCCTTGCTGTTAAGCACGTTTAGCATGCTCAGATCTGAACACATTACCCGTAAAAGACGCTCAGCCACCTGCTGTCGCTCCTTCTCAGGTAGTCCATTATTTTCTGCGGTACAGCAGATGGAtgataagaaaacacacaaacacaagacagatAATTAGTTGGATGGTAACTATAATTTGATACATTGACAGAAAACACTGTCAGAAAATTTTGAGGTATTaacatggaaagagaaaaagcacAGAAGAACACTGCAAGATATGTAAGTTTTTCTCTCTGCCCAAAtcaccatctgtgtgtgtgggattacTGCAGAGCAAGATACAGGAGAGGAATTGCTTTCATTGTAAGGTCTGCATGGCACCGCCAAAGGTGAGCATTTGTTGAGGTGAGAAGTCGTATAAGCTGCTCACCACCAGTAGCATCTTCATCACtatcatctgacatcagatgcctcgccaaagagaagcagttgcAGCCATCGCGTTAGAGGTTATCATGATATATGTGTTCAATACTCTAATGTGGCGCTCGAAAGATGCTATAAAAACTAAAGAGGCCCTTGATAAGAAACACCCCTGGTATGGAGTTTATACTTAAGATGTTTTGAATTATATTCACTTGAGACAAAGGTTTACCTTCTGGTACggtataaatgaaaaataacctaAATATCAGAGAAATATAGCAATAAAGTTTTCCACATATATTATACAGATACAATAGATAtacagacaggaaataaagggaGACAGGGGGGTATGGAATCCAACTAATATCCCTACTGAGAATCAAACACAAGGACATTGCAGCTATATGGTAAATCTCTTCACCACCAAGGCACCATAATAACAAAGTATTCGAAGAATCGCAAGGAGTTCACACCTTTTCATATCTCTATATAAACAATAACTAAAAAAGCCTGCAATAAATATGGTTGATGGCAGAACTTACGGCTGAGTGTGTGGTTTCTCTGGGAAATACTCTGAGGCTGGATTTGTAGTTTAACTGAGGAATGGGCCGGAGCCTGAGAACCTCTCCACAGCTGCTCCTGAGGACCCGTGGCTGAGGAGGTTTTGGGAGACTCCCCTTTGGTGTGGTTCTCATTGTCAgctgaggagacacagaggagcaaGATCGAGCACAGGCGATGATATTGTACAAATTCAATGGAGAATAAATGAGATACATGAAAAAAGTAAAGGATAAAATCATGACAGAAAAATCaaaaaaggagacagagaaagtctGAGTAGAAAGTCGGCCTCCCTGAATATTTCATGGACAAATTACGCTTTAGAAGTAGATAGTaaatattttcaattcaatCTTTCAATTTAATCTATTTTTGTCTCAGTCAATTCTCAAACAAGATCAgtagcttttctttttattaaatgaAGTCAAACTCACATCAATTATACCATCATCTAGTGTAAAAATAGTGTAGTATATTCTGTTTTCCTTGACAAGAGTATTTTAAAAGTGTCCAGATAACAGAAAGGCAACATAATTCATATAAACAGGTAAACAAACCACACAACAATAATTTATCCAGTAAAAATACCAAACATAGTTACAGcttgttaaatatttatcatATCACTATAACATTAGTATTTGATCTTATTTTAGTGCACTGGTACTTTTTGTCATGACTTTCAGCTGTGATTGTTTGACATTGGAGATGGTCTTTATTTTTGACATTCTCAATACTAGTGAATTAGTTCATATAACACATAACTAAGTGTTTTCTGAATGTTTGAATGGCGTTGTATGATGCACTAAACAAAAAACGTATCCTGCAGCCTCAGATCCAGATCTGCAACAACCCTCATTACTCATTGATGTATTCAATGGAACTATACAAATGTTGTATTGTGTACAACAGTTCTATGAACAAAGCCTCAGTAAACAATAAAAGGATTACGTGTAATTGTACAGACTTTCACATGCATTGCAGCCTCTGAGGGTATGTTCACATTCTGCATTCATCTCCCTGTCGAGCTTAACATGCATTTGTAGTCATGGACTCACCAGCATGGGACTGCATGTGCTCCAGCAGGTTGTTGTAGAACTGGAACTGGATGCCACAGGCACCACAAGTGTAGGGTTCTAAAAAATCACAAGGTCCAGAAGAGTGTTGACTCTTGGTTGGAggcaaaagtaaaaaatactgcGCGTCTGTCCACCTACTAGCCTCTGTTATCCCTGATCTATACTGGATCTCTGCCATAGGGAGCAGCTCTGAGAGTCAGTCCAAACAAGATGAGGTAGGTTGTTTTTAAGCCCAAATCTAAATCCCATATTTTGCGTTTGATGTCCAAAGTTTGAATTTGGTTGGAGACCTGTTTTGGATGTAAACCACCTCCAACACCCGTCCCTTCATTTACTGTCTTTTCTCTACTATATCATATCTAATAAATGCAAGAATGTTTACATCTTAAAATTGAAGcatttaaagaatttaaaactGCTTATCCAGCGAATGCTTAGCTGTCGGTCAGCACAAGACAAAATCTACTGTGTGTCTGAACATAATCCAGATGTACCATGACACTAATGGTGGTAATGTAGCTAAATGTAAAACATCTGTATTACCACAGTGGATCACAGAGAAAACTATTTGTGCAAAACAATGACAGGTTAACAAAAACTAAAGCATACCAGGAAAAAAGGTGAAATGAGAAGGAGTGCAGCATGCGTATGTCGTTTTGAGCAGGAAGGTGGGGTGGGACTTACTCGGTGTTGTAGAGAAGGATGTGGCCACCAGAGGGCTCGGGGTTCCTGCAGACAAGAAGACAGAGCAAAGAAGAGTGTCACATGGAGCCTCTCTCTACTGCTCTTTCCAATAATAATTCAGTATATTTAACATGTACTTATGCAAGGCTGATTTACAATCAAAGAGCATCTGCTTTACATCTCTGTGATACAGAAACTTTGATCAGTGGTAGTtggtgatgtaaactgtgtagTTTGTATAACTGAAAGTcattttggataaaagcgtAAAATGAGTGAATGTAAATTTAATGTCATTATATTACAGGTACAAATTGAATGATTTTAGCCTTTTTTTTAACCTGCATTTGGCTTTCTTCTGATTTTTTGGTTGgacttttaatttccttttgtggAGAATTCTTCTATTAGTTTTTGGCTGTTTTGCTGCCAGAGTTGAGTGTCTTAGATCTCATGAGTATTTTTGCCAGCCTACTCACCTGCCAACTGCCTGTGAGCCTgcttattttaattaaatatttatcttgCCTTTTCGGACGACTGCAACCAGGGTTTTGAAAACCGTGGGTGTGAGTTGATCTCATCAGATTTCTACTTTAATATTGGAGATTGACGTACAGAAACAAGTGACTTCACTTTCTTCTAATTTAATGCAACTGACTCTAAACCAGTGAGAAAAGCAGTTGTCAGAGTTAAAGGTGATGCATAATGTGTGTTCAACAATGTCACCATCTTCATGTGTGAATGAAGAGTaggataataatgataacagaGCTCTTGGACCTGAGTTCTAAATAGTAACAACTGATGCAAGGTAGGTCAAGCAAACCTCTACATACATCCTCTATTCCCACTTGATCTCAATTTTCAGGCAGAGCAACAGTTGCAAAACGCCAACATTTACACATTCCTGCATATTAGTTTGTATATTCTATATGAATGACACCGCTTTTTCAccgggagatatttgttttctttttgtttatttcattaatttttgcgtctgtcacgagttagaagcatcatcaacccccccactcgcTCACAGTGAACAAAGCGGATTCTCCTGGATAtctacggacattatactaggaggccaggcggTCTCACTCAGACaattgcgttcacacatgcacctcctctggagaaaatacagaggatctgcagagttcagtgcatgtctgaaagctgcttaaGTGGCTCAGTGCTCACCGCTTGAATTCTGCGAGCTGTTTGTGTCGACCAGACTCGACTGAATCGCACTCTCCAGTTTCCGCCTGAATGGACTGTCTGttggtgaaaacacagcagaaacaaTGAGGGACATGGCCATGCTAAATAATGTGGATAGcattttttaattcaagttaTTAACTACACATCAGTTACGATGGAGCCAAGTCAATGACATGCAATTTACACTTAATTTTAGTTTAGCATGCAAATCAATCACACTAACAGGCTTGACAAAGGATCCAAATGttcatattacatttaaatatgggTTTAATTCTGCTTCTTCATTCCATCTTATTGACCCACTTCtaagatgtgagtgtgtgcgatgCTTTAAATAGTTCTTTATGGCAGAGAGCTTCTTCGCAGAGAGATTGGGGGGATTCATGTGCCACAAAATACAGAACCGGTAGAGAGAAGAATCAGTGATTTGTgacaactggaaaaaaacagatttggCAAACGGTTATCTAAAACTGCCTGCATTATTGACAATTGACGATAAGcaatatataaaaatgataatttcaCATTATTGTATTAATGTATTAAATTCATTTCTAAGTTGActagaaataagaaaataggTTTAAAGTGACAAACattctgtaaaaaaatacaaattaagaTGTCACCtgtattaaatgtaattttttaaacaattttcATGTGGGTAGGTGCTTAAGGCAAtaggaaaaaaatcaatcataaaaaggaaaaaattatTCACTTAAGGTTATTAGTTTTCCAGGAATACGGTGAAGGCCAATGTGACCCAGAACTTCTCAAATCTCTGAAGGTCCACTTACATCCTTATTTTCTGGCTCAGTACAACATACTTAAACCATTGTGTGGTCCATTTTCAATGTGCTCTCACAGCAGGGCTGATATTATTGTGCCCTCAAACTCAGGTCTGGCAATATCATGACTGCTGCTGTACTCGTGAGTCACTCTGCCGTTTTTCAGCAGTTCAGGCAGGCAGGTGTTTGGTTTCTAATCaaattgagttttatttttgtcattttaccaACATTAATCTGCTAAACTTGACTTATTCCAACAACTGTATAATTTATCATCTCAGCATCTACAGTCAATTACAAAACATTCAGCTTCTACATCAACACTGGCAAATATAATGGATAAGATgtggaaatgtaaatgtaaaaataaatgtctttgtcGTGAGCTTTGGCTGATATATCGGTGTCAGTTTTGTCATCAGCACCCAAAAACCCTCATCAGTCAGGCTTAGGTAAATATTCTTCTTCTACTGTTCTAGGGCTTCACAAATTGTCAAGGTGCATCTTggtagtgtgtctgtgtctgaagtATAAATGTTCAGCCTAAAGAGTTATGAGGGACGAACACTTTGGGAAGGACACAATCAATCAAACCTTACTGAAAAATGTAAGAGGAGATAAAATGATTGCTTACTTTTTATCTTGGCAGCTTGGCTGTGGCCAAATTTACTCATGTCTATACTACCACATTCCTGTACCCGGGATGCCTTCATATCAAAGGACCCTGCAACAAGAAATGTTCTCAGAGTTACTTAGAGATAGTGTGAGACATTAAAAACCAACATTCCtccataacatataagtataaAGGGTTATACATgtacagaagaaaaataatggCCGAAGTAAGGACTCAAAATTCTGCGTAAGAATTGTTCTAATCCCTCGCATAGCAGCTTAAGCATTGACAAAACCAGCTCACCCATCGGTGTGTGAAGAGCGACGTGCTCCTGGTATGGATTGAAGTACTTGTACTGCTTCCCACAGAACTCGCAAACATAGCTCCCAGTTTCTagagacaagaaaacacacaaacaatgctttgttttcattcatatcagtgctgatgaaaaaaaatctgtgtcatATCAATCAAGATTCAATTTGTTGGATTagttgtgttaaaaaaaaaaaggggagatGATTATTTAGGTAATTGTGCCTTATGAGGgagaagcagaaaataaaaagtcctAACAGAGTGCGAAAGAGAAGAATGCTGGTGATCCTGAGCTTTTCCCGACTGATAATTGTCAtctaaaaatatacatttagcaataataaaataaacacagtggTCTCCCTGCATAGTGTGTAGAGGTTCTCACTATCTCCCCCCAATCAGTAGGATTCATTAGTGCAGTGACAAGTGCAGGCTTCCCACCTGCGAACACTGCCAATTGTGTTTGAAGGGACACCCGCTGCCGTCGATTGAACCCACGGTCTCTGAAGAGGTGGGCGAGTGCTTTTTCCCCTGCGAAGGAGGACTTTTGGACTCATGTTCTGAAACCTTTCCAGTGCGGAGTTAGCTCATATGCTTAGTGTTATTTTTTGAAACATGGATCATCTCCACGGCTTAAGGCTTTCATTACAAACTGTGTCCAAAACACTCAGTTGGACACAGGTGGACTCAAGCTGTCCATGTGTAATGGGAGTTTCAATGCCAAGTTAACATATGGTTTAACTcagatttcttttaaataatcatCAGGATATGACCttaatcaaatatcaaataacTGTCAAATAATGTGTTACAAATGATCCCAATTGGGTCGTTTCTTTTGCAGTGTTTATCAACACAAAGCGGTGAAAAGC is part of the Paralichthys olivaceus isolate ysfri-2021 chromosome 18, ASM2471397v2, whole genome shotgun sequence genome and encodes:
- the znf618 gene encoding zinc finger protein 618 isoform X2, which encodes MSAQEAPNPGKEPADSGSAATDGPSPTLASATKTTSPAPVTVKKEPGTSETSNGKVGDANPAEICVVIGGNDGGASGGGSRRAPTEGSYVCGVCGKKYKYYNCFQTHVRAHRESEAMITDTLPQTPNNSFRYSCDICGKKYKYYSCFQEHRDLHAVDDPYEQVVLPVDGLKDEEPVEPYQKIGPREKALAHLFRDRGFNRRQRVSLQTQLAVFAETGSYVCEFCGKQYKYFNPYQEHVALHTPMGSFDMKASRVQECGSIDMSKFGHSQAAKIKNSPFRRKLESAIQSSLVDTNSSQNSSGTPSPLVATSFSTTPKPYTCGACGIQFQFYNNLLEHMQSHAADNENHTKGESPKTSSATGPQEQLWRGSQAPAHSSVKLQIQPQSISQRNHTLSQNNGLPEKERQQVAERLLRVMCSDLSMLNVLNSKDFLKLAQTFVDTGARHGAYSTRDALGNMSALALRQLPRMYNQVKVKVTCALGSNSSLGIAVTCHAQTSGPDACFVLTAYQVEGSRLKRYVLGVREAELREGPEQIHHWVQNVLSEFVMSDIRTVYVSEPRVWAAGFAGSPLGGGGRGRICLRCAGCSLGAVVQAVLGKRSLQARGLNELAELLSTCRDIASSTTLSLREEQCTNTSTSTADEGSQGSPAQCPTPPCWDRMAEALLQVHAHFEQICEAYGRSKSTAPLLQGLNKHLLGTLACLLAPLRLAALELSSQRRPTLQQVLPVYLRLEKFFTSKAGEAGTGTASKLCHYFLEALKENFKVERAHQVAMILDPQIKLRSVPAYQHEDIISRACEMATETRDGGMTGGGGSGGEDRDTDGPPTPKISRIEGSGSNGGTSRRTPSCTVSGSDESQSQVRQEIFQYLAEPLLQGTPDLLQYWSSAVGDKFPRLARLALWLLAVPAVGIRGECVTVCEQSLAMKRRQQVTTEEMNKLIFLRSNMG
- the znf618 gene encoding zinc finger protein 618 isoform X6 gives rise to the protein MSAQEAPNPGKEPADSGSAATDGPSPTLASATKTTSPAPVTVKKEPGTSETSNGKVGDANPAEICVVIGGNDGGASGGGSRRAPTEGSYVCGVCGKKYKYYNCFQTHVRAHRESEAMITDTLPQTPNNSFRYSCDICGKKYKYYSCFQEHRDLHAVDDPYEQVVLPVDGLKDEEPVEPYQKIGPKTGSYVCEFCGKQYKYFNPYQEHVALHTPMGSFDMKASRVQECGSIDMSKFGHSQAAKIKNSPFRRKLESAIQSSLVDTNSSQNSSGTPSPLVATSFSTTPKPYTCGACGIQFQFYNNLLEHMQSHAADNENHTKGESPKTSSATGPQEQLWRGSQAPAHSSVKLQIQPQSISQRNHTLSQNNGLPEKERQQVAERLLRVMCSDLSMLNVLNSKDFLKLAQTFVDTGARHGAYSTRDALGNMSALALRQLPRMYNQVKVKVTCALGSNSSLGIAVTCHAQTSGPDACFVLTAYQVEGSRLKRYVLGVREAELREGPEQIHHWVQNVLSEFVMSDIRTVYVSEPRVWAAGFAGSPLGGGGRGRICLRCAGCSLGAVVQAVLGKRSLQARGLNELAELLSTCRDIASSTTLSLREEQCTNTSTSTADEGSQGSPAQCPTPPCWDRMAEALLQVHAHFEQICEAYGRSKSTAPLLQGLNKHLLGTLACLLAPLRLAALELSSQRRPTLQQVLPVYLRLEKFFTSKAGEAGTGTASKLCHYFLEALKENFKVERAHQVAMILDPQIKLRSVPAYQHEDIISRACEMATETRDGGMTGGGGSGGEDRDTDGPPTPKISRIEGSGSNGGTSRRTPSCTVSGSDESQSQVRQEIFQYLAEPLLQGTPDLLQYWSSAVGDKFPRLARLALWLLAVPAVGIRGECVTVCEQSLAMKRRQQVTTEEMNKLIFLRSNMG